The following are encoded in a window of Flavobacterium cupriresistens genomic DNA:
- a CDS encoding DUF6929 family protein gives MEKFTLEILFQIIGIGSASGLFFNNNSLYVIGDNSGFLYEYNMQNQQLNQHALIDNPTQNIPKNIKPDFESITNHNDTLYVFGSGSTEKRNKMISFDLKTKTILQKNNLVDLYGLMQSFGEIKPEDFNLEGAIFDGENWYLFNRGNGISNKNTIFTIHAKNLGEEFALVAVNYKLPKIKGVRSSFTDAILVEDKIYFLSTAEDTKSTYDDGEILGSFIGRIDLKTMKIDFTQKITSTNKFEGLTFYQKANGKIEFLLCEDNDTEVLETKIFKLSLPLKN, from the coding sequence ATGGAAAAATTCACACTGGAAATATTATTTCAAATCATCGGAATCGGGTCTGCTTCGGGATTATTCTTCAATAACAATTCTCTTTATGTTATTGGTGATAACAGTGGATTCTTGTACGAATACAACATGCAGAATCAGCAATTAAATCAACATGCTTTAATCGATAATCCGACGCAAAACATTCCAAAAAATATAAAACCGGATTTCGAATCGATCACCAATCACAATGATACTTTATATGTATTTGGTTCGGGCTCTACCGAAAAACGAAATAAAATGATCTCGTTTGATCTCAAAACGAAAACCATTCTTCAGAAAAACAATCTGGTTGATTTATACGGCTTAATGCAAAGTTTTGGCGAAATAAAACCGGAAGACTTCAATCTGGAAGGGGCTATTTTCGATGGAGAAAACTGGTATTTATTCAATCGTGGTAATGGAATTTCAAACAAAAACACCATTTTTACGATCCATGCGAAAAACCTGGGCGAAGAATTTGCTTTGGTCGCTGTCAATTATAAACTGCCCAAAATAAAAGGAGTTCGTTCCAGTTTTACAGATGCGATTTTAGTCGAAGATAAAATTTATTTTCTCTCTACTGCCGAAGACACCAAATCGACTTACGACGACGGAGAAATCCTCGGAAGCTTTATCGGACGCATCGATCTTAAAACTATGAAAATCGACTTCACGCAGAAAATAACGTCAACTAATAAATTTGAAGGCCTGACCTTCTACCAAAAAGCAAACGGTAAAATCGAGTTTTTACTGTGCGAAGACAATGACACCGAAGTTCTGGAAACGAAAATCTTTAAACTTAGTTTGCCTCTAAAAAACTAG
- a CDS encoding RNA polymerase sigma factor — protein sequence MNRDAQRQVYEYMAPKLYRLCKRYLKKEEEIEEAMADAFYTIFTKMDQLKEVHAFEAWARKITVNHCLATIRKHTNFNMYLDDVKLQSQPFTDEINHLEEEDLLNLLNHIPDGCKTVFNLFVIEGYGHKEIASMLNISEGTSKSQLNASKTKLKDLVNKLYYQKAK from the coding sequence ATGAACCGCGATGCACAGCGTCAGGTTTATGAGTATATGGCTCCAAAGCTGTATCGCCTCTGCAAGCGCTATCTAAAAAAGGAGGAAGAAATCGAAGAGGCTATGGCCGACGCTTTCTATACCATCTTTACAAAAATGGATCAGCTTAAAGAAGTTCATGCTTTTGAGGCCTGGGCCAGAAAAATAACAGTGAATCATTGTTTGGCAACCATCAGAAAACATACTAATTTCAATATGTATCTTGATGATGTCAAATTGCAATCTCAGCCTTTTACAGACGAAATCAATCACTTAGAAGAAGAAGATTTACTCAATTTATTAAACCATATTCCAGACGGCTGTAAAACGGTCTTTAACCTTTTTGTAATTGAAGGTTACGGACATAAAGAAATAGCCAGCATGCTAAACATTTCGGAAGGCACTTCCAAATCACAATTGAATGCCTCTAAAACCAAGCTAAAGGATTTAGTAAATAAGTTGTATTATCAAAAAGCAAAATAG
- a CDS encoding vWA domain-containing protein → MKSLKLISSAITMLICFVSMAQERTIKGTVSDNSSVALPGVSVTIKKTKTGTSTDFDGKYSIRAQKGDILIFSYIGFNTETVVVNDKDLINVKMKEASQNLNEVVVVGYGTSNSEYTTQNYTRSERKKDKKSVTEMLQGRTSGLQVQTNTQYVAPSNIKIHGSQSLPSQNEPLYVLDGVPVKSQQIARINPNDIQDMKVLKETSATSIYGSRAANGAIIIATKNNIYKNLTEQEINKKLNITVPVQPEVTNEDYDTFTENAFESPKAAPLSTFSIDFDNASYTNIRRFINNGQAVPKDAVRVEEMINFFKYTYPQPKDKDPFSINTELSESPWNPENKILRIGLQGKNIPTENLPASNLVFLVDVSGSMNSTNKLPLLKQSMKILVNELRSKDKVAIVVYAGAAGLVLPPTSGDEKETIIKALDHLSAGGSTAGGAGIELAYKVAVENFIKGGNNRVVLATDGDFNVGSSSNADMETLIEQKRKTGVFLTCLGYGMGNYKDSKMETLADKGNGNYAYIDNIQEANRFLSKEFKGSMFAIAKDVKIQIEFNPKQVQAYRLIGYENRKLRAEDFKNDAIDAGELGSNHTVTALYEIIPAGVKSDYLNHQPDALKYTPVEENTTKYSTELATIKFRYKKPDGDKSIEMVAIIENKTISLESSSTDFKFSTAVAWFGLKLRDSKLITNKSSDAILKLAKQGVANDTDGYKAEFIRLIEGAKLAY, encoded by the coding sequence ATGAAAAGTCTAAAACTTATTTCATCAGCCATTACTATGCTTATATGTTTCGTATCTATGGCGCAGGAAAGAACAATTAAAGGAACGGTTTCAGATAATAGTTCTGTCGCACTTCCGGGGGTTAGTGTCACCATTAAAAAAACAAAAACGGGTACTTCAACAGACTTTGACGGGAAATATTCTATTCGAGCTCAAAAAGGAGATATTCTTATTTTTAGTTATATCGGATTTAATACGGAAACCGTTGTTGTAAATGACAAAGACCTTATCAATGTAAAGATGAAAGAAGCTTCACAAAATCTAAATGAGGTTGTCGTTGTAGGATACGGAACAAGTAATTCCGAATATACAACTCAAAACTACACCCGCTCGGAAAGAAAAAAAGATAAAAAATCAGTTACCGAAATGCTTCAGGGGAGAACTTCTGGTTTGCAAGTTCAAACTAACACGCAATATGTCGCTCCTTCGAACATCAAAATTCATGGCTCCCAGTCTCTTCCATCACAAAATGAGCCTTTGTATGTTCTAGATGGAGTTCCTGTAAAATCGCAGCAAATAGCGAGAATAAATCCAAATGACATTCAGGACATGAAAGTCTTAAAAGAAACATCGGCTACTTCAATTTATGGAAGCAGAGCAGCAAACGGTGCTATCATAATTGCTACTAAAAACAACATTTACAAAAATCTTACGGAGCAGGAAATTAACAAAAAACTAAACATAACCGTTCCTGTTCAGCCAGAAGTAACTAATGAAGATTATGATACGTTTACAGAAAATGCATTCGAGAGCCCAAAAGCAGCGCCTTTGTCTACTTTCTCAATAGATTTTGATAATGCTTCTTATACGAATATCAGACGTTTTATAAACAATGGACAGGCGGTTCCAAAAGATGCCGTTCGTGTGGAGGAAATGATCAATTTCTTTAAATATACCTATCCGCAGCCAAAAGATAAAGATCCGTTTTCTATCAATACCGAGTTAAGCGAATCTCCATGGAATCCTGAAAACAAAATTCTAAGAATTGGTTTGCAAGGCAAAAATATTCCAACCGAAAATCTACCGGCATCAAATCTTGTTTTCTTAGTAGATGTTTCAGGTTCTATGAATAGCACTAATAAATTGCCTTTATTGAAACAATCTATGAAAATATTGGTAAACGAACTTCGCTCAAAAGACAAGGTAGCTATTGTAGTTTATGCCGGTGCAGCCGGATTGGTTTTACCTCCAACTTCTGGAGACGAAAAAGAAACTATTATTAAAGCGTTAGACCATCTTAGCGCCGGAGGAAGTACAGCCGGAGGTGCGGGAATTGAATTGGCTTATAAAGTTGCGGTCGAAAATTTTATTAAAGGCGGAAATAACAGAGTGGTCTTAGCAACAGACGGTGATTTTAATGTGGGCAGTTCATCTAACGCTGATATGGAAACTTTAATTGAACAAAAAAGAAAAACGGGTGTTTTCTTAACTTGTCTTGGTTACGGCATGGGAAATTACAAAGACAGCAAAATGGAAACACTGGCTGATAAAGGAAACGGAAACTATGCCTATATTGATAACATTCAGGAAGCGAATCGTTTTTTAAGCAAGGAATTTAAAGGTTCTATGTTTGCTATCGCGAAAGATGTAAAAATCCAGATTGAATTTAACCCCAAACAAGTTCAGGCGTATCGATTGATTGGGTATGAAAACAGAAAACTTCGCGCAGAAGATTTTAAAAATGACGCTATCGATGCCGGCGAACTAGGAAGTAATCATACAGTTACGGCTTTGTATGAAATTATTCCGGCCGGAGTTAAAAGTGATTATTTAAACCATCAGCCGGATGCCTTAAAATATACTCCCGTTGAAGAAAACACAACTAAATACAGCACGGAATTGGCGACGATAAAATTCCGTTACAAAAAACCCGACGGAGACAAAAGTATCGAAATGGTAGCTATAATTGAAAATAAAACCATCTCCCTAGAGAGCTCAAGTACCGATTTTAAATTCAGCACAGCCGTTGCCTGGTTCGGATTAAAATTGAGAGATTCAAAACTAATAACGAACAAATCTTCTGATGCTATTTTAAAATTGGCGAAACAAGGAGTAGCGAACGATACTGACGGATATAAAGCAGAATTTATTCGTCTTATTGAAGGAGCAAAGCTAGCTTATTAA
- a CDS encoding LURP-one-related/scramblase family protein, which translates to MNPILNQNLFLVKEHVGMFKAANNYDIYNPETNQIVMNCRENNLGFFTKVLRFTDYKRMTPFNVEITTASGEKLVTVRRGIAVFRSTVEVLDEKDRLIGTFKQKFFSFGGRFEILDKNERPCATLQGKWTGWDFKFSHENKPLAQVSKKWAGLGKEFFTSADNYVLQIEESVASDSPLRQLILGAVMCIDMVLKE; encoded by the coding sequence ATGAACCCTATTTTAAACCAGAATTTATTTCTTGTAAAAGAGCATGTTGGGATGTTTAAAGCAGCTAACAATTACGACATTTACAATCCGGAAACCAATCAGATTGTTATGAATTGCCGTGAAAATAATCTTGGCTTTTTCACAAAAGTATTGCGTTTTACTGATTATAAAAGAATGACTCCTTTTAATGTTGAAATTACAACTGCCTCAGGAGAAAAATTAGTAACCGTGAGACGTGGCATCGCTGTTTTTCGTTCAACAGTAGAGGTTTTAGATGAAAAAGACCGTTTGATCGGAACTTTCAAACAAAAATTCTTTTCTTTTGGAGGCAGATTCGAAATTCTGGATAAAAACGAAAGACCATGTGCTACCCTTCAAGGAAAATGGACGGGTTGGGATTTTAAATTTTCGCATGAAAACAAACCATTGGCTCAGGTAAGTAAAAAATGGGCAGGATTGGGGAAAGAGTTTTTCACAAGTGCTGACAATTATGTCCTTCAAATCGAAGAAAGTGTAGCGTCAGACAGTCCACTTAGACAATTAATCCTTGGCGCGGTAATGTGCATTGATATGGTTCTTAAAGAATAA
- a CDS encoding 3-ketoacyl-ACP reductase, whose amino-acid sequence MTDLKNKNALITGAGKGIGKAIAIALAKEGVNVILVARTQSDVDQLSTEISAFGVKTLALSADVSDINSINTAVEKALAEFKTIDILINNAGIAAFGKFLDLEPAAWEKIIQVNLMGTYYATRAVLPNMIERQTGDIINISSTAGLNGNALTSAYSASKFAVLGLTDSLMQEMRKHNIRVTALTPSTVATDMAKDLNLTDGNPEKVMQSEDIAELIIAQLKLNRRVFIKNSSIWSTNP is encoded by the coding sequence ATGACAGATTTAAAAAATAAAAATGCTCTTATTACCGGAGCTGGAAAAGGAATCGGAAAAGCCATTGCAATTGCTTTAGCCAAAGAAGGCGTAAATGTAATTTTAGTTGCTAGAACCCAATCTGATGTAGATCAATTAAGTACTGAAATCTCTGCTTTTGGTGTAAAAACTTTGGCATTGAGTGCTGACGTTTCGGACATTAATTCCATAAATACAGCGGTAGAAAAAGCTTTAGCTGAATTTAAAACTATCGATATTCTGATCAACAATGCCGGTATCGCCGCTTTTGGTAAATTCCTTGACTTAGAACCAGCAGCCTGGGAAAAAATCATTCAGGTGAATCTTATGGGAACGTACTACGCTACCCGTGCTGTTTTACCTAATATGATCGAAAGACAAACCGGAGATATTATTAACATCTCCTCTACAGCCGGATTAAACGGAAATGCTTTGACCAGTGCTTACAGCGCTTCTAAATTTGCTGTTTTAGGCCTAACAGATTCCTTGATGCAGGAAATGAGAAAACACAACATACGTGTTACCGCTCTAACGCCAAGTACCGTTGCAACCGACATGGCAAAAGACCTGAATCTGACGGATGGCAATCCTGAAAAAGTAATGCAATCGGAAGATATTGCAGAATTGATTATTGCTCAACTTAAATTAAACCGCAGAGTCTTTATTAAAAACAGCAGTATCTGGTCTACAAACCCTTAA
- the mtaB gene encoding tRNA (N(6)-L-threonylcarbamoyladenosine(37)-C(2))-methylthiotransferase MtaB — protein sequence MENRKKVAFYTLGCKLNFSETSTIARNFNDEGFDRVDFEEIADIYVINTCSVTENADKQFKQVVKKAMKLNEKAFVAAVGCYAQLKPEELAAVDGVDLVLGATEKFKITDYIHDLSKNDMGEVHSCEIAEADFYVGSYSIGDRTRAFLKVQDGCDYKCTYCTIPLARGISRSDALENVLQNAKEISAQNIKEIVLTGVNIGDYGKGEFGNKKHEHTFLDLVQALDKVEGIERLRISSIEPNLLKNETIDFVSKSRTFVPHFHIPLQSGSNDILKLMKRRYLREVYTERVNKIREVMPHACIGVDVIVGFPGETDDHFLETYHFLNEMDISYLHVFTYSERDNTEAANMAGAVPANVRAKRSKMLRGLSVKKRRAFYEGQLGTNRTVLFEGENKEGYIHGFTENYVKVKTPWNPELINTLQEINLTKIDEDGSVRLEFLNKLAEV from the coding sequence ATGGAAAATAGAAAAAAAGTTGCCTTTTATACGCTTGGTTGCAAACTGAATTTTTCAGAGACTTCCACAATCGCCCGAAATTTTAACGACGAAGGATTTGATCGTGTTGATTTTGAAGAAATAGCAGACATTTATGTCATCAATACCTGTTCTGTTACAGAGAATGCTGATAAGCAATTTAAGCAGGTCGTAAAAAAAGCAATGAAACTCAACGAAAAAGCCTTTGTAGCTGCCGTTGGGTGTTACGCGCAATTAAAACCGGAAGAATTGGCAGCCGTTGATGGAGTTGATTTGGTTTTGGGTGCTACCGAAAAATTTAAAATCACCGATTATATTCACGACTTAAGCAAAAATGACATGGGGGAAGTACACTCCTGCGAAATTGCTGAGGCCGATTTTTATGTGGGAAGTTACTCTATTGGTGACCGAACCCGTGCCTTTCTGAAAGTTCAGGATGGTTGTGATTATAAATGTACGTATTGTACCATTCCATTAGCAAGAGGAATTTCAAGAAGTGATGCGTTGGAGAACGTTTTGCAAAACGCAAAAGAAATTTCAGCACAAAACATAAAAGAAATTGTTTTAACCGGAGTAAATATCGGGGATTACGGAAAAGGGGAATTCGGAAATAAAAAACACGAACATACTTTTCTCGATTTGGTTCAGGCTTTAGACAAAGTAGAGGGAATTGAGCGTTTGCGTATTTCTTCGATTGAGCCTAATTTATTGAAAAATGAAACCATTGATTTTGTTTCTAAAAGCAGAACTTTTGTACCGCATTTTCATATCCCGTTACAATCGGGAAGTAATGATATCTTAAAATTAATGAAACGTCGTTACTTACGTGAAGTTTATACAGAACGTGTCAATAAAATTCGCGAAGTAATGCCACATGCTTGTATTGGTGTTGATGTTATTGTTGGTTTTCCGGGTGAGACAGACGATCATTTTCTGGAAACCTATCATTTTCTGAATGAAATGGATATTTCGTATTTGCACGTATTCACGTATTCGGAAAGAGACAATACCGAGGCAGCAAATATGGCGGGAGCTGTTCCTGCAAACGTAAGAGCAAAACGCAGCAAAATGTTACGTGGATTGTCGGTTAAGAAACGTCGTGCTTTTTACGAAGGTCAATTAGGAACAAACAGAACTGTTTTGTTTGAAGGAGAAAATAAAGAAGGTTATATTCACGGTTTTACAGAAAACTACGTAAAAGTAAAAACACCTTGGAATCCCGAATTAATCAATACATTACAAGAAATTAACCTGACCAAAATAGACGAAGACGGAAGCGTTCGTTTAGAGTTTTTGAATAAATTGGCAGAGGTGTAA
- a CDS encoding GNAT family N-acetyltransferase, with protein MRKPIETERLILREVISADAEGMFELDSNPNVHLFVGKKPVTTIAESIAYIENLQQQYKTFGTGRWAVVLKETNEFLGWSGIKFITDEINNHKDFYEIGYRFIEKHWGKGYSTEAGKAFVDYAFNEMKVKALYAYADEGNENSRKVLEKLGFRYVNSFDYEDEREVWYEYKNPNLI; from the coding sequence ATGAGAAAACCAATTGAAACAGAACGACTGATTTTAAGAGAAGTGATTTCTGCTGATGCAGAAGGAATGTTTGAATTGGATTCGAATCCCAATGTGCATCTTTTTGTGGGAAAGAAACCTGTTACCACCATTGCCGAAAGCATTGCTTATATTGAAAATTTGCAACAGCAATACAAAACTTTTGGCACTGGCCGCTGGGCTGTTGTTTTAAAAGAAACCAATGAGTTTTTGGGTTGGTCCGGAATAAAGTTTATCACAGACGAAATCAATAACCATAAAGATTTTTATGAAATCGGATACCGTTTTATTGAAAAACACTGGGGAAAAGGCTATTCTACCGAAGCCGGAAAAGCTTTTGTGGATTATGCGTTTAATGAAATGAAAGTAAAGGCACTCTATGCTTATGCAGATGAAGGAAACGAAAACTCAAGAAAGGTTTTAGAAAAACTGGGTTTCCGTTATGTGAATTCGTTTGATTACGAAGACGAAAGAGAAGTTTGGTATGAATATAAGAATCCAAACCTGATATAA
- a CDS encoding Cof-type HAD-IIB family hydrolase, whose amino-acid sequence MQYKMLVLDMDDTLLTDDHKISDLNKKVLLEAQAKGVYVVLASGRPTSAMTAYAKELELDLNNSYIISFNGAIISTVKDDVILFEQTLTQKQIHELYDYSVKMKTHIITYLDGEIISETDSEFIEIEKVITGMPHRKVPSFKEAVDRSAVKCILLAEPSYLKEVEQDLKEAMPHLSISMSKPFFLEAAQYGIDKAASIKILAEKLKIQQSEIIAVGNAGNDLSMIEYAGLGVWVDNVTPELRDRADIIVASNNNDGVAEVVQRYILN is encoded by the coding sequence ATGCAATACAAAATGCTGGTGCTCGACATGGATGATACCTTGTTGACAGACGATCATAAAATTTCTGATTTAAATAAAAAAGTACTTCTTGAAGCGCAGGCCAAGGGAGTTTATGTGGTTTTGGCTTCAGGTCGGCCAACCTCTGCTATGACGGCTTATGCTAAAGAGTTGGAATTGGATTTGAATAATTCGTATATCATTTCGTTTAATGGTGCTATTATTAGTACGGTTAAAGACGATGTTATTTTGTTTGAGCAAACGCTGACACAAAAGCAGATTCACGAACTGTACGATTACAGCGTGAAGATGAAAACACATATCATTACCTATCTTGACGGAGAAATTATAAGCGAAACAGATTCAGAGTTTATTGAAATTGAAAAAGTAATTACCGGAATGCCACATCGCAAAGTACCAAGTTTTAAAGAGGCTGTTGACAGGTCTGCGGTAAAATGTATTTTGTTGGCAGAACCTTCTTATTTGAAAGAAGTAGAGCAGGATCTGAAAGAGGCAATGCCACATTTAAGTATTTCAATGTCTAAACCGTTTTTTTTAGAAGCCGCTCAATATGGAATCGATAAAGCCGCAAGCATAAAAATTTTGGCTGAAAAGCTAAAGATCCAACAGAGCGAGATTATTGCAGTAGGAAATGCCGGAAATGATCTAAGTATGATTGAATATGCCGGATTGGGTGTTTGGGTAGATAATGTGACGCCTGAATTGCGCGACAGAGCTGATATAATTGTGGCTTCAAATAATAATGATGGAGTGGCAGAAGTAGTACAACGTTATATTTTAAATTAA
- a CDS encoding putative signal transducing protein: MGLMKVFSGSEVLAIALKERLEEAGVETVKKDNIQSARLGGFGGSDLAVEVFIQETDFAKANPVIEDFRMNI; the protein is encoded by the coding sequence ATGGGATTAATGAAGGTATTTTCAGGAAGTGAAGTATTAGCAATTGCTTTAAAAGAAAGATTAGAAGAAGCCGGAGTAGAAACGGTAAAAAAAGACAACATTCAATCGGCAAGACTAGGTGGTTTTGGAGGTTCAGATTTAGCAGTTGAAGTTTTTATTCAGGAAACTGACTTTGCAAAAGCAAATCCCGTTATTGAGGATTTTAGAATGAATATTTAA